The DNA region AGACCATCGACGATTCGTTAATGCCTGTTGGGAGTGGATCGAAACCGCGATTGAACCCGATTTTGTTTCGTTGTGGAGCAGCGATCGGTACACCGACGTCCGACCCTACCTTTGGAATGACTTCGAGGTCTCACCCAGATACATCTACATCATCGAACTTGGCAGCGGTGTCGAAGCACTATTCAACGAACTGACCAAGGAGACTCGGCGACGAATACGGAATACCGATGAGCAAGCCTACGAGATCATTGAAGGTGGTCTCGACACTACTCAACTGCTCGTTCGACAGCTTCAGGATCGCCATGAAGAACAGGGAATGAGCTACGGCCTCACCCCCGAGTTGATAGCGGAATTCCACGCTCGACTTCCTGATGAGCAACTGCATCCCTACTGTCTCTGTATTGATGAGGAGATGGTGAGTGGATTACTGGCATTGGAGTTCGGCGACACGATGCACGTCTGGATCGGCGGCGTGAAAACGGATACCGACCTTCCAGTGAATGAACTCCTCTACTGGCACGTCATCGAACAGGCTGCCTCGAAAGGCCTTGATCGAGTAGACCTAACGACGGCAATGATTCCCAGTCTGGCAGACTACAAATCCAAGTTCGGCCCTGAGCCCCGAGTGATGTTCGAATTGCGATGGGAGTCGCAGATCTGGCAGGCGACCAAGTTTGGATATCAGCACCTTCCGAAACGGGGCCACAAACTCATTCAATCGTTGCTGTCATAGTACCCCAAAGGCAGCGGTTCACGGGCCGTAGACGACCGCTGCCGGTGTTTCGAGCTCCATCCTGTCGGCCGCCTACGCCCTCAAGCCGCATTTGATGGTTCGCCTTGAGAACGAGATCGTCGCCGTCGGTCACCTTAGGGCACAACGTCGAGACAGGAGGTACCGAGGCGCGTGGTAGCGTCGAGTCCCCAAACCTGGACTTGGGCGCTTGACGATATCAAAAAATCAGCTCATAGGGCGCCGATATGATAATTCGCCCTCCAATCCTAACGAATGACGGTTGTTCGACCTGAAGTACCACGTAGCGGAAGGGGTGGGATTCGAACGCCACGAGGCCAACTGGCCCCCGCGATGACAGTGTGCACCACGGTGCTCTTCCACTGAGCAACCCTTCCGCAAGAAGACCATCGGCGAGATTCTTGTTTGTAATTGGCTATCTATTGGTATAGTAGCCAGTCACTATCTCCTGCCTACTCTGGTTCCTGAAGAGTCAGACGTCAATTACGATGGGGGCAATTCCAGCCCTTCATGGTTGCGTGTTGACTCGATCGACAGTACAGTCTCCGCAATAGCGGACCGAAACGATAACTGCGGCGTCTACAAACGAGATTCAGCGACCAGTTGCCAAACTATTTGTCTCTGCTCTTTCTTTATATACTGATGATAAAATGGTTGCAATTCAAATAGATTCTCTCACACGACGGTTCGGCGACGTTACGGCCGTGGATGGGCTCGACCTTGAGGTCAGGCGAGGTGAAGTGTACGGCTTCCTCGGCCCGAACGGCGCGGGGAAGTCGACGACGATCAACATGCTCCTCGGATTCACACCGCCGACATCCGGAACCGCAACAGTTCTCGGTCACGACATCGTCGACGACTCGCTCGCCATCAGACAGGCGACCGGCGTCCTTCCGGAAGATTTCGGCATGTACGACCGGTTGACCGCGCGAAAGCACGTCCAGTTCGCCATCGATACGAAAGGCGCAACTAACGATCCCGATGCACTGCTCGAGCGAGTCGGACTGCAGGAGGCCGCTGATCGGAAAGCGGGCGGCTTTTCGACGGGGATGAAACAGCGCGTCGCCCTCGCGATGGCACTCGTCGGTGAGCCCGAACTCCTCATCCTCGACGAGCCCTCGTCGGGACTCGACCCGAACGGCGCCCGCGAGATGCGCCAGATCATCCTCGAGGAGGTCGACCGCGGGGCGACGGTGTTCTTCTCGAGTCACATCATGGAACAGGTGGAAGCGATCTGTGATCGGGTCGGGATCATGCGTGACGGCCAGCTCGTCGCCGAGGACACGATCGATTCGCTGAAAGATCAGTTCGACGCCGAATCACGGCTCGTCCTCACCGTCGATGCGGTGCCGGACGGAACCCTCTCCTCTCTCCGATCCATGGCGAGCGTCTCGGACGCACAGGTCTCGGGACACGACATCGTCGTCAGCCTGCGAGATTCGGACCAGAAGGCGGCCATCATCAACGCCGTCGAGGAACGAGGTGTGAAGATCACCGACATCACCTCGAAGGAGCCGTCGCTCGAGGAACTGTTCGCCGCACTCACGACGTCGGATTCCGGGCGACTCGAGAACACCAATTCGGCGGAGGTCAACGCATGAGCTGGATGCATATCGCCAGCAAGGACTTCGCCGACGCCGGTCGGTCGATGATGTTGTGGGCACTCACCGTCCTATTAGTCTTACTCGTCGCCGGTGTATCAGCAATCCCGTATCTGCTTGCTGATGGAACGACGCCGACGTTCGAGCAGGCGCTCAACTTCCTGTTTACACCGATCGGCTTACTCGTCCCGATCATCGGATTGGTCGTCGGCTACCAGGCGATCGTGAGCGAACGAGAATCGGGGAGCATTCGCTTCCTCCTGGGTCTCCCAAATACACGCCGTGATGTGGTTCTTGGGAAGGTCGTCGGCCGCGCGGGCGTCGTCGCCGTCCCGACCCTGATCGGCTTTCTCGTCGGTGCAGTCGTGATCGGCGCGCTGTACGACGGTTTCATCGTTACGGACTATCTCGGCCTCCTGGTCTTCTCACTGATTATGGGTCTCGTCTACGTTTCGGTGGCCGTGGCTATCTCAGCCAGCGTCAGTTCTCGGGCGAAAGCACTGGCGGGGGTTTTGGGCTTTTTCGTCCTCTTTGACTTCCTGTGGGAGTTCGTCCCGATGGCCATGTACTGGGCGGTCGAGGGGAACTTACCCGGCTTCGACGGATTGCCCGCCTGGTATCTGTTCGTTCTCCGACTGAGCCCGGGGCAGGCATTGAGTGCCCTCGCGCTGACCCTCATTGAGTTCGCGGGAGCGGGGGACCTCGATCTCACCGCTGCCGGCCGTGTCGCCGGCGAAGTCCCGTTCTACCTTGAAAACTGGTTTGCGTGGATAATCGTGGTCCTCTGGATTACCGTCCCGGTCAGTCTCGGGTATCTTCGCTTCAAAAACGCAATCCTGAGTTGATCGTCGAGTCGCGAAAACCGCGAATCGTCTCACCTGCTTTCTACTCGTTTCACGGATCGACCCGTGACGTCTCGAGAACGTCTCGTGAGCGGGCGACGTCGACGCTTAATGGAGAGTGGTACGCCTGAAACGCGCATATCCTACGCACAGTGGGATGATGATCCACGCCATGAGCACGACGACGCCGACCCTATTTTGCAGGTAGAACGCATCGGATTCCGGAAATAGGACGAATTCGTTAAATTCGGGAATAGCCCACCTCGTCGCGTATCCGAACGCCGTCGACGGGTTGAGGATGGCGACGAACTGGATCCACTCGGGCAGTCCACTCTCGGGGAGTTCCTGTCCGACGAATAGGAACTGCAGGAAGACCAGAAAGACGTCCCAGAACAGCAGGAACAGCATGTAGAGACACGCTGCAGCGATGAGCGCGATCTGTCTGGACTTCATGAACGCCGAGAGTCCGATGCCAACCGCGACGTACACTGACCCGTATACCAGCGTCAAGAGTGTGTAGCGCAAGAAAATGTCGAGTGAGAACGCATCGAGGGTCACTAGCGAAATACCGGCGACGAGGACATACGCCAGTAGAACGGAGGCCGAAAGGACAGTCGTTCGTCCAACGAATTTGCCGATCACCACGTCGAGTCGGGTGTTCGGCAGACTGAGCACGAACTTGATGCTTCCGCGCTCGCGCTCACCGGTGATCGCGTTGTACCCGAGCCCGAGCCCGATCAACGGGACGAAAAACACCGCCGATTGTTGCATACTGTTCATCAGCACCAGCGTGCTGCTCGGCAAGTGGCTATCCTGGTGGATGTTCGGGATGTGCTGGATACCGGCGAGAAACGTGGCCCAGAGGACGAACGACGCGGCCACCAGTACCAGCGTTCCCGATCGGACGGTGTCAAGAAATTCTTTCCTGGATATTACGAATACGTTCAAGCGGGATCACTCACTCGTTAGGTGTCTGTCTGGTAGGCACAAAGATACTTTGAAACAATTCTGTTGAAATCATCTTTTTTAGCAGTGCGGTGAGGGTGCTAAGCCCCGGTCCCCAACGAGCGACCGAAGGGAGAGAGTAGGGCGGGGTAGCTCACCGCTCCACTTCGTCAACTGTTCTACCAGCCGCTCGGAAGTGAGAGCACGATTCCCAAAAGGGCCAGCGGAATCGCAAAGATCAGCGCGTACCAGAACCCGCCGATGGCCAACAGCGCCCACGTCGCGAGGCCGTAGCCGTTTGGGTCCCAGTCGACACCAACACGCGGTAAGATGAGTGCCCCCAGGATCGGCAGGCCGATCACGTAGGCGACCGACACCAGCAGCGTCACTCCGAGGATTAGCGGGCCCCAGATACCGTTCTCGCCGGCGAGGGCGATCGCCACGTTGACACCGATGACGTAGGGCACCGATCCCGCAAGCCCGTACAGCGGGTAGGTCACCACGAGTGAGTTGGAGGGTGGCAGGTGCTCGAAGAGCGAGCGTATGCGACTCGAGGCGAGCAGGGGCGTCAGGCGACCGTTGCGACGGCGCCGGGGATGAGCAACAGGAGGATGGTGAACAGCCAGCCGAGGAGGCGCTCGAGGACCATAGCGAAAAAGGTGAGTAGCAAAGTAACTATTTTCTGGTTATCATTAATTGGTAATATGGGTCATTAATCCAGAGATAGATGTATTGA from Natronosalvus rutilus includes:
- a CDS encoding ABC transporter permease subunit; the encoded protein is MSWMHIASKDFADAGRSMMLWALTVLLVLLVAGVSAIPYLLADGTTPTFEQALNFLFTPIGLLVPIIGLVVGYQAIVSERESGSIRFLLGLPNTRRDVVLGKVVGRAGVVAVPTLIGFLVGAVVIGALYDGFIVTDYLGLLVFSLIMGLVYVSVAVAISASVSSRAKALAGVLGFFVLFDFLWEFVPMAMYWAVEGNLPGFDGLPAWYLFVLRLSPGQALSALALTLIEFAGAGDLDLTAAGRVAGEVPFYLENWFAWIIVVLWITVPVSLGYLRFKNAILS
- a CDS encoding ABC transporter ATP-binding protein is translated as MVAIQIDSLTRRFGDVTAVDGLDLEVRRGEVYGFLGPNGAGKSTTINMLLGFTPPTSGTATVLGHDIVDDSLAIRQATGVLPEDFGMYDRLTARKHVQFAIDTKGATNDPDALLERVGLQEAADRKAGGFSTGMKQRVALAMALVGEPELLILDEPSSGLDPNGAREMRQIILEEVDRGATVFFSSHIMEQVEAICDRVGIMRDGQLVAEDTIDSLKDQFDAESRLVLTVDAVPDGTLSSLRSMASVSDAQVSGHDIVVSLRDSDQKAAIINAVEERGVKITDITSKEPSLEELFAALTTSDSGRLENTNSAEVNA
- a CDS encoding GNAT family N-acetyltransferase produces the protein MTIEVVETDKPEEWDSYVKQASHATPFHQYAVLDLLADHTGTDLHLLTGYKGEEPVEVLPLFEMKRGPFSKIHSPPNAAEIAHLGPVRLHSNGVKQRKVEKDHRRFVNACWEWIETAIEPDFVSLWSSDRYTDVRPYLWNDFEVSPRYIYIIELGSGVEALFNELTKETRRRIRNTDEQAYEIIEGGLDTTQLLVRQLQDRHEEQGMSYGLTPELIAEFHARLPDEQLHPYCLCIDEEMVSGLLALEFGDTMHVWIGGVKTDTDLPVNELLYWHVIEQAASKGLDRVDLTTAMIPSLADYKSKFGPEPRVMFELRWESQIWQATKFGYQHLPKRGHKLIQSLLS
- a CDS encoding ABC transporter permease subunit → MNVFVISRKEFLDTVRSGTLVLVAASFVLWATFLAGIQHIPNIHQDSHLPSSTLVLMNSMQQSAVFFVPLIGLGLGYNAITGERERGSIKFVLSLPNTRLDVVIGKFVGRTTVLSASVLLAYVLVAGISLVTLDAFSLDIFLRYTLLTLVYGSVYVAVGIGLSAFMKSRQIALIAAACLYMLFLLFWDVFLVFLQFLFVGQELPESGLPEWIQFVAILNPSTAFGYATRWAIPEFNEFVLFPESDAFYLQNRVGVVVLMAWIIIPLCVGYARFRRTTLH